TTATGTGGAGAAAAGATTGAAAAAGGTATTATTTACCCTGCAGAAAATTTATTATTTGAGGCAGAGCGATATATGAAACGACATATTGAGTTGGAGCATGGATCTGTATTTCATTATCTAATTGATCTCAATAAAAAACTTACGGGACTAACGGAACATCAAAGTAGTTTGCTTCGATTATTTTACGAAGGTAAAAGTGATGCGGAAATACAAACAGAACTGAATATAGGCAGCGGTTCGACAATTCGAAATCATCGTTTTGTCTTAAAGGAAAAAGAGCGGCAAGCAAAAATATTTTTCACGATGATGGAATTACTGAAGGAAAAAGATGACCATGCTCCAACATTCCTACCTCTTCATAAAACAGCAACAATGGTAGATGATCGTTACAATATCACGAAAGAAGAGCAAGTGGACGTAGAGAAGAAATTTTTCCCTGAGGGCGTCGATGGAATGCTAATAAAGTTCCCAAAGAAAGAAAAACAAAAACTTGCAACCCTACGTGTCATCGTTAAACGATTTGAGCAAGAAAAAACATACAGCGAAAAAGAAATAAATGAAGTACTAAAAAATGTATATGCTGACTTCGTTACATTAAGACGTTATCTTATCGAATACGGATTTTTAGATAGAAAAGATGACGGTAGCGCGTATTGGGTAAAAAACTAAAGTAGAGGATGGAGTAAATTGGATCGCAAAAAAGAATTAAAACAAGCATACAAAGAAGTAAAAATTGAAAGTGGAATTTATGTCATCACAAATAATCAAAACGGTAAAAAGTTCATTGCATCGACACGTAACTTTAAAACGTTAAACGGTACGAAATTCACCTTAGAAACAGGTACGCATACAAATCGTCAGCTCCAAGAGGAATGGAATCAATTCGGAAAAGATGCATTTGAAATAGAGAAAGTGGAAATCCTTAAACCGTCGGAAAATCAATTTATTGATGAAAAGAAAGAACTTGAAAAGTTACTAAGCAAATGGATTGAACAAATGCAACCATTTGGGGATAAAGGTTACCATACTTAAGAAATTGGCACGAAAAAGGCTTCTTTATCCAGAGAAGCCTTTTAATAAACCAGAAGAATGAAACTAAAAAAGTAACCGATTTGTCCGTCCGAGAGCAATCCGCCTAGATCTGAGAGATCCCAATCCCGATCAAGTGCGAAAAAAATAACTCCGAACATATCCAGAGTTATTTCCCTACAATATAAGTTTTCAAAAGCGCCGCCCGCTCACGCAACCTCAATTTCATTTCCACGCTTTTCGGAGTTTTTGCTGCCACGCTATCGGCATCCCAAACTAACTTTTTAGCAAGTATTTTCGCTCGATGTAAGTGGTAGTCACTTGTAATAATTGTCACGGAGGTCACATTATCGGGGAGTAACTCTTGCGAAAATAGTAAGTTTTCATAAGTAGAAGTTGACTGATCTTCTACGATAAGTCGATCTTCTACTATCCCATTTTCTAAGAGAAATTCCTTCATGTAAACAGCTTCCGCAATATCTTCATCTTGTCCTTGTCCACCAGAGACAACAAGCTTCACATGTGGATATTCTCTTGCATATGCTAGCGCCGAATCTAATCGATACTTTAATGCTAGAGAAGGAATATTTCCTTTTTTCACTTTTGCCCCAAGCACGATAGCATACTCATTCGATCCATTCGCTTTCGGCTCAAGACCATCATCAATCCATTTATTAGTAAGCAACCAAACGCCAAATCCCCCAGAAGCAATAACGAATAAAGGAATAAGCACAATCCACCTCATTTTTTTCTTCATTCAAATCACTCATTTCATTCACATAGAAGGCTTCTTTTTTCTTAAAAAGGCTGATATTCTTGGCTCTTCATTAGAAGCCAAACGACGAAAATTTTCGATATGCAAAATTAATGCCATGACGAATAAAAAACTCGCGATAACAATAGAAGCAAATCCTTCTGTAAACCAAATAGTCCCGCCCACAAATACAAAGTAAAAAACAAATACACCAATCAATAAATAGTCCGTTAAAAAAGTCGTGCCTATTAATAATAAAAGTCCAATCAGTCCAATGGGCCAATAAATAGCAAACAAAATACCGATAATTGAAGCAGTTCCTTTTCCACCTTTAAACCTAGTGTAGATGGGAAAGTTATGACCTAAAATAACAGCGGCTCCGGCTAAATAAAGTAATAAGTCTTGTTCCACATCTGAAAATAAAGAAAAATGCTGCATAAAAAAACGGGTACCACTAATAACGAATACCCCTTTCAGAATATCGATCAATGCAACCAAAACCCCATACTTCATTCCGAGAACAATGGCCGCGTTGGAAGCGCCAGAATTTTTAAGGCCTTCATTTTTAATATTAACTCCACTAAAAAACTGAGCAACCTTTGAACCATGAATTGCTCCGACTAAATAGCTAATAATTAATACACAAATAATCCAAACTACCATTAAACTACCCCCATAAAATTCCTCTAATACATTTAACGTTTGAGAAATAAAGAAGTTTCAGAATTTTATATTAAAACACTTGACTACGAGATAAAGATAATCATATACTGTGTAACAAGATGGAAAACTAAATCTAATACTCTTATCAAGAGTGGCGGAGGGACTAGGCCCTACGATGCCCGGCAACCAACAAGTTCTGAACTTGGAAAGGTGCTAAATCCTACAAATTCAGAGTTTGAATTTGGAAGATAAGAGGAGGAACATGCGAAACTGCACCCCTCTTCTTAAGTGAAGAGGGGTTTTTGTTTGTTGTCTAGTAAAAAAATAGCGAACATTGCTATATGTTTACTGGCCAGCTGCAGCACCTAACCCCTCGAGGTCTAATGGAAATCTTCTACGTCAAACAAGTTTGACTGCGAAGCTCCCCATTAGCTTGTCGGGGTAGACACAGGTGTTTTCGCATTTCTAATACTCCTCTCTAGCCTCCCTAAGCATCCATCTAAACTACTTTATAGGAGGAATTCAAAATGACAAATCTTCAACCAGAAACACTTCTTTTACACGGTGGTCAGCAACCAGATCCAGTGACAGGTTCAAGAGCAGTGCCTATCCACAAAACAACTTCTTTTGTATTTCGTGATACAGAGCACGCACAAAATCTTTTCGCATTAAAAGAGTCAGGTAATATTTATTCACGTATTACAAACCCAACAGTGGATGTCTTTGAACAACGGGTTGCATTACTAGAAGGCGGAACAGCTGCTGTTGCCTTATCTTCTGGAATGGCTGCAATTGCATTCTCCATTTTGAATATAGCGGGAGCGGGCGATGAAATCATTGCAGCGGAGAATTTATACGGTGGAACATTTAATTTATTTGCCCATACATTGCCGCGATATGGTATTACAGTGAAATTTATCGATTCAACAGATCCAGAAAACTTCCGTGCAGCAGTGACGGACAAAACAAAAGGATTCTTTGCCGAAATTATTGGAAACCCGAGTTTAAATGTCCTTGATGTGGAGAAAGTCGCAGCAATTGCAAATGAAGTAGGGGTACCTTTACTTGTGGATAATACATTTGCAAGCCCGTATGGTGCAAATCCAATTAAACACGGTGCACATGTAGTTATCCATTCAGCAACAAAATGGATCGGCGGACATGGAACAACAATTGGAGGAGTAGTTGTAGATGGAGGGAATTTTAATTGGGATTCTCAAAAGTTCCCCGGATTTACAGAACCAGACGTAACCTATCATGGCTTACGATATGGAATTGATGTTCCAAACGTAGCGTTTGCAGTTAAACTACGTGTTCAACTGCTTCGTGATTTCGGTCCTTCCTTAAGCCCGGAAGCAGCATTCTCTTTTTTACAAGGTTTAGAAACACTTCATCTGCGAGTACCAAAACATAACGAAAATGCACAAAAAATAGCAGAATATCTATCCAATCATGAAGGGGTAGAATGGGTTAACTACCTTGGGTTAGAAGAACACCCATCCTATGAACTTGCACAAAAATACTTAAACTATGGTTTCGGTTCTATCTTAACGTTTGGAGTGAAAGGTGGAAAAGAAGCAGGCCGACATATTATTGACAATATTGAAATTTGGTCGCATGTAGCAAATGTTGGGGATGCGAAATCGCTCATTATCCATCCTGCATCTACAACCCATCAACAATTGACGTCAGAGGACTTAGTGAAATCTGGTGTTACAGAAGACTTAATCCGCTTGTCGGTAGGTCTAGAAGCGGTAGAGGATTTGCGAAATGCGCTTGATAAAGTACTTGTAGAAAGCACAAATGTCCTCTCTAGATAGAATTTTGTTGTTAATTGGGCAAAAATAGTCTACAATATGTAAAATAGTCAGTCGGATTGAAAATTCGATATTTTATTAGAATATGTGGATGGAAGCTCAATTGTGCAGATTCATTTGGAGGAGAAAGTATGGCAAAAATAAAAGCAGCAATTCTTGGTTTTGGAACAGTAGGTCAAGGAATTTATCATATTGTGAATGAAAAAAAAGAAGACTTAAAAAAATCATTAGGATTGGACATCGAAATTAGTGCCATTCTCGTAAATAATTTAGCGAAAGAAAGAATACAAACACCTGGGGTACTCGTAACAGACGATTTCGAGGATATTATTAATATTCCAGGACTTCAAGTTGTGTTTGAAGCCATTGTGAATGAAGAGCCAGCATATGGCTACTTATGTAAAGCGATTGATAAAGGATGTCACGTGATTACGGCAAATAAAGTGATGTTTTCTAAATATAGTATTCCACTTCATGAACGTGCAAAATCACGTGGTGTATTTATCGGATACGAAGCAACCACAGCTGGTGGAGTTCCTGTTATTAAAACGTTGAAAAATTTACTTCAAGTGAATTCAGTGAAAAGAATTCAAGGAATATTAAACGGCACGTCTAACTACATTTTGACGCAAATGCGTTTAAATGAATGCCAGTTCAATGATGCATTAACAGAAGCACAAGATTTAGGCTATGCGGAAGCAGATCCGTATAATGACATTTCTGGTCAAGACGCATTTCGTAAGTTGATGATATTAAGTGCGCTTGCATTTAAGAAGCAACCAAATTGGGATGATGTGCGAGTGGTTGGAATTGACGGCATTTCATTAGAAGATGTGAAAAAAGCAAAGCAAGAAGGGCTTCGTTATCGCCATGTGGCAGAAATCGAGCAAGATGAAAATGGCGAACTTTTCGCTTCCGTAGGCCCACAACTTGTCGGTCCAGACCATCCTTTATATGCAATTGAAGCAGTAAACAATGCGGTCGCCCTAGATACAAACTATATCGGTACACTAACACTCGTTGGGCCTGGAGCAGGAATGTACCCAACCGCAAGTGTTATGGTAGAGGATTATGCAGAAATCATCGGCAAACGAGCAGGGTTTATGATTACGATCTAAAGTAAAAAAGTGCTTTTCCCTCAATTGAAGTAGACTGTTCAGCTGAGTGGTACAAAACATCAAATAACATCGCAAATATCAAAAAAAAATAGTATGAGCATATGTAAAAAGAAAAGGTACAATAGTCCGTTTCGGACTATTGTACCTTTAAATGTATTCACCAATATCCTAGTGAAGGTTGGATAAGTTTGCTTCAGCCCTTGCTTGTAGTGGGTTCCTGCATGATGCTCATGCACTTAGACGGCAGTTTTACTGACAAATGGTAATTTGTTATAGGATAATGGCTATATATTTGATGGGAAAAATATTAGAGGAAAAACTCCAAAGAGAAGGAAGTGCTAAACGATGAATTTAGAAATGGTTATGCAGGAGCTTGAAGCGCTTGGCAAGGAACGATCTAAAAAAATGTACATGTCCAATGGTGCACATGAGCCGCTTTTTGGTGTAGCAACAGGTGCTATGAAACCAATCGTAAAAAAAATAAAGATAAATCAGCCTTTAGCTGAAGAGCTGTATGCCACAGGGAACTACGATGCGATGTACTTTGCAGGCATTATTGCAGACCCAAAAGCTATGACGGAATCGGATTATGATCGTTGGATGGATGCGGCGTATTTTTATATGATATCCGATTTTGTAGTGGCCATAACGTTATCTGAGTCAGATATTGCGCAAGAAGTTGCTGATAAATGGATTGCAAGCGACGAGGAGCTGAGAATATCAGCGGGTTGGAGTTGCTACTGTTGGCTTTTAGGGAATCGAAAGGATGTAGAATTCTCAGAAAGTAAGATTTTCAATATGCTTGATATGGTGAAAAATATGATTCATCATTCGCCAGAACGAGCGAAATCCTCTATGAATAATTTTGTATATACGGTGGGGATTTCCTATTTGCCACTCCATGAAAAGGCAGTCGAGACTGCAAAGGCAATAGGGATAGTTGAAGTAAAACGGGACGAGAAAAAAAGCAGTTTCCTAAATGCTTACGAAACCATTCTAAAAGGAGTCGATCAAGGAAGAATTGGTTTTAAACGCAAACATGTAAGATGTTGAAATTGGCCTCGCATTGGGAAATGATCTTTCATTATTTAAGGCTGATTAGTAGGGCAAGTTATAATGTGAATGGTTTAAAGTTATAGAGCATTTCGTTGTGAAAGAGGCATGCGAAAAGGGCTTTCCCACAAATTTGGGAAAGCCCTTCTTATATGCATTAGTCTTCGTCTTTCACATCAATATCATCTGGAATCGGTGTATTACGCCACTCGTCAATTTGACGTTTTATTTCTTCCACTTGCTGTAAATGTGTTTCAAATTGAGCGCTATTTACGAAATAATCTTCTCCGTCGAAAATAGCACGAATCTTTTTTTCCGCAATATACCGTTTTACTTGTTCAATAGGCATTGATAAATAATTTGCAGTTTCTTCTACTGTCATATACAAGGTAAATGCCTCCTATCATTATTAGTATATGATACGATTGTATGTATCTCAATATGTGCTATATGAAAAGTTTATAAAAGAAGAACCGGGGGAGTGAAAAATGTCTTTTCTGCCATACATATTTGTATTACTTGGTGCCATTTTATGGGGTACGACGGGTACCGCTCAAACATTATTGCCGGATAGTGCCCACCCTTTTGTGATTAGTGCTGGACGTTCTACAGTAGGTGGTTTTTCTCTATTAGTAATTATGATTCTATTAAAAAAGATTAATTTCAAAACATGGCCATGGAAAGAAACGGTTTATGCAGCTATTTGTATTTCGCTTTTTCAATTATTGTTTTTTTCATCGGTTTTATTAACAGGAGTTGCCATTGCAAGCGTTGTAGCAATTGGGAGTGCTCCGGTATTTTCAGGAATCATTGAATGGGTATTTCTCAAGTTACGACCATCTAAGATTTGGGGGATATCCACTTCATTTGCAATTGTAGGTTGTTTGTTTCTGTTTTTAAATAAAGGGGAAATTACGATCAATCCTATTGGCATCCTGTATTCACTTATCGCAGGGCTAATATTCGCATTTTATACGCTCTCCAGTAAATCTTTGTTACAAAAAGTAGAGGCTATACCTGCTGTGGCAATGACTTTTTCCACTAGTGCCCTTTTATTGATGCCTTTCTTATTTATATATGATGTTAGCTGGTTAAAGGATGCGGGAAACGTCGGGATAATCTTCTACTTAGGCCTTGCCACAACAAGTGTTGCGTATGTGTTGTATGCGAGAGGCCTGCATAAAATTCCTTCCTCATCGGCGTTGACGCTGTCTTTAGCGGAACCAACGACAGCCGCTATTCTAGGGGTATTCATTGTAGGTGAAGTGCTTGGAGTAATGTCTTGGATAGGGATACTTTTATTGTTAGGTAGTATTGTGGTTTTAACGGTTGGTAGTAAATCAAATAGAAAAGTAGCTTAAGAAGTAGATAGCTTTTTGAAAGCACTATCCCCCTTTTAGAAGGATAGTGCTTTTAGAATTTTTATTCCCCTAGTTGTGCAGATTGGATAACTTTTTGTTCATTTTCTACTACATACTCTACGAAAATATGTTTACCTTTTTCTAATCCTTCAAAGAAAGGTACCGCAACTTCGGATAGTTGCATTGCTTCTGTTGTGCCCTCTAAATTTTCCACTTCAATGGAATGAAGATCTTGTTGACCGATATAAATGACTTCTTGTTTCTCCACAACTAGTTTTTTAGGTGCTTCAGTCGTAATAGCTCCAGTCCACTTATAGGTGGTCTCGATTTTAAGATCATTAAGTCCATCTGTAGTTGACCATACGACCAACTTATAAGTTCCGGTTGGTACTCCTGCAAGTTCTGCTTGGAGATTTAGTGGAATAATCCACTCTTCCCCTGGTTGTAATTTGTTCTCCACAATTCCTTGCATAAACATTTTGTTCGCGGAGTAGGTGTAGATTGTTTCCTTCGCTTCATTCAAAAGTTGAAACTCAATTTGTTGTCCGCTCGATGAGGTCAGAACAACTTCCTTTTTTGATTCATTTTTAATAATAAAAGAACCTTCACCATCTGCGTCTAGGACAAGCCTTGTAGATATATTATTATCTTTGCCTTCGCTCCCCGTTGTAGAGCTAACATTACTAGTTCCACAGCTCGCCAAAACGAGGAGGGAAGTACACAGTAGTAAAATCCAGGTAACTCTTTTTGATTTTCTCATATATTACACCTCCTGTTTAAGAATTAGACCATTATTTGGATAAAAAGTTACACTAGATGTAGCTTTTTTTTTTAATGGTCGCTTTCAAGCTATAATTGGTCGCTATTGCAGAAATTTAGTTGCTTTCAGAGACAAATTGGTTGCTCTTCTAAGTAATTTGGTCTCTCTTCTCCATTTATTTCCTAAAACTAAAGAGTTTCTTAAGAATTTCTTCATATTTATCCTGCTGGAATGTTAAGAAATGAAGGGTACAATAAGAAACATAAGAGAGATTAGGGAAGGCATCCTGTGGCAACGGATGAATGACTCGCAATGTGCGGACCGAGGAGGTAAGAAGATGACACAATTTACAGTATTAGTAACGGATGATGACCAAGATATTCGAGATGGTATTGAAATTTACTTAAAAAATGAAGGATATAACGTTCTAAAAGCTGCAGACGGATTAGAAGCACTGCAGTTAATAGAAGAAAATGAAGTTCACGTCATTATTTTAGATATTATGATGCCGAAAATGGACGGAATTGCAGCGACATTCAAAATTAGAGAGCAAAAAAACATTCCTATTATTATGCTGAGTGCGAAAGCGGAGGATTCAGATAAAATCCATGGATTATCAGTTGGAGCAGATGATTATGTAACGAAGCCTTTCCATCCGATGGAGCTGGTGGCACGTGTGAAGTCGCAGTTACGGAGATACACGAAGCTAGGCACCTACCAAGGGCAGCAAAAAGTTATAGAAGTGGATGGACTGACGTTAATTCAAGAAGCAAAAGAACTTACCGTGGAAGGAGAAATTGTCAAACTGACACCTATCGAATTTAAAATTACAGAGCTACTAATGGTCAATGCAGGACGTGTGTTTTCAATTAATGAAATATATGAGCGCGTTTGGAATGAACCCGCATATAACGCAGAAAATATCGTAGCAGTTCATATTCGAAAAATTCGAGAAAAGATTGAAGCGGATTCAAAAAATCCAAGATATCTAAAGGTGGTGTGGGGCGTTGGCTATAAAATCGACAAGTAAGTGGAGTGTCTATTTATCTTTACTAGCAATTGTCTGCGGGGTGACTTGTTTATTTTTTTGTGTAGCCAATTTAATCCCATTTGTCGAAATTAGCCAAAGCTTTCTACAAATCATCCAAAACATGAAAGGGGGAGTTACAGGATGAAGCATACAATAGGTAAAAATGTTTTACTTAGTGTACTAGCAGTCATAACGCTTTTTGCGCTTATTACACTGACGGATAAGGGACGTAATTTTAGTGGAACGAGTTATTTTGATAGTGACGACTTTCAAAGGGAATTTTCTCAATTCGAAACGTCTATTGTTCCGCTAGTTTTAGCAATTCCAGATAAAGAAGAAGTGAAGAAAAA
The nucleotide sequence above comes from Psychrobacillus glaciei. Encoded proteins:
- a CDS encoding excisionase family DNA-binding protein, which produces MYMTVEETANYLSMPIEQVKRYIAEKKIRAIFDGEDYFVNSAQFETHLQQVEEIKRQIDEWRNTPIPDDIDVKDED
- a CDS encoding GIY-YIG nuclease family protein; translation: MDRKKELKQAYKEVKIESGIYVITNNQNGKKFIASTRNFKTLNGTKFTLETGTHTNRQLQEEWNQFGKDAFEIEKVEILKPSENQFIDEKKELEKLLSKWIEQMQPFGDKGYHT
- a CDS encoding DUF2087 domain-containing protein; this translates as MEVSELFWNANAERLKVGYIEESESFVCLLCGEKIEKGIIYPAENLLFEAERYMKRHIELEHGSVFHYLIDLNKKLTGLTEHQSSLLRLFYEGKSDAEIQTELNIGSGSTIRNHRFVLKEKERQAKIFFTMMELLKEKDDHAPTFLPLHKTATMVDDRYNITKEEQVDVEKKFFPEGVDGMLIKFPKKEKQKLATLRVIVKRFEQEKTYSEKEINEVLKNVYADFVTLRRYLIEYGFLDRKDDGSAYWVKN
- a CDS encoding response regulator transcription factor, with translation MTQFTVLVTDDDQDIRDGIEIYLKNEGYNVLKAADGLEALQLIEENEVHVIILDIMMPKMDGIAATFKIREQKNIPIIMLSAKAEDSDKIHGLSVGADDYVTKPFHPMELVARVKSQLRRYTKLGTYQGQQKVIEVDGLTLIQEAKELTVEGEIVKLTPIEFKITELLMVNAGRVFSINEIYERVWNEPAYNAENIVAVHIRKIREKIEADSKNPRYLKVVWGVGYKIDK
- a CDS encoding homoserine dehydrogenase, with the translated sequence MAKIKAAILGFGTVGQGIYHIVNEKKEDLKKSLGLDIEISAILVNNLAKERIQTPGVLVTDDFEDIINIPGLQVVFEAIVNEEPAYGYLCKAIDKGCHVITANKVMFSKYSIPLHERAKSRGVFIGYEATTAGGVPVIKTLKNLLQVNSVKRIQGILNGTSNYILTQMRLNECQFNDALTEAQDLGYAEADPYNDISGQDAFRKLMILSALAFKKQPNWDDVRVVGIDGISLEDVKKAKQEGLRYRHVAEIEQDENGELFASVGPQLVGPDHPLYAIEAVNNAVALDTNYIGTLTLVGPGAGMYPTASVMVEDYAEIIGKRAGFMITI
- a CDS encoding DNA alkylation repair protein encodes the protein MNLEMVMQELEALGKERSKKMYMSNGAHEPLFGVATGAMKPIVKKIKINQPLAEELYATGNYDAMYFAGIIADPKAMTESDYDRWMDAAYFYMISDFVVAITLSESDIAQEVADKWIASDEELRISAGWSCYCWLLGNRKDVEFSESKIFNMLDMVKNMIHHSPERAKSSMNNFVYTVGISYLPLHEKAVETAKAIGIVEVKRDEKKSSFLNAYETILKGVDQGRIGFKRKHVRC
- a CDS encoding YdcF family protein, translating into MKKKMRWIVLIPLFVIASGGFGVWLLTNKWIDDGLEPKANGSNEYAIVLGAKVKKGNIPSLALKYRLDSALAYAREYPHVKLVVSGGQGQDEDIAEAVYMKEFLLENGIVEDRLIVEDQSTSTYENLLFSQELLPDNVTSVTIITSDYHLHRAKILAKKLVWDADSVAAKTPKSVEMKLRLRERAALLKTYIVGK
- a CDS encoding DMT family transporter translates to MSFLPYIFVLLGAILWGTTGTAQTLLPDSAHPFVISAGRSTVGGFSLLVIMILLKKINFKTWPWKETVYAAICISLFQLLFFSSVLLTGVAIASVVAIGSAPVFSGIIEWVFLKLRPSKIWGISTSFAIVGCLFLFLNKGEITINPIGILYSLIAGLIFAFYTLSSKSLLQKVEAIPAVAMTFSTSALLLMPFLFIYDVSWLKDAGNVGIIFYLGLATTSVAYVLYARGLHKIPSSSALTLSLAEPTTAAILGVFIVGEVLGVMSWIGILLLLGSIVVLTVGSKSNRKVA
- a CDS encoding O-acetylhomoserine aminocarboxypropyltransferase/cysteine synthase family protein encodes the protein MTNLQPETLLLHGGQQPDPVTGSRAVPIHKTTSFVFRDTEHAQNLFALKESGNIYSRITNPTVDVFEQRVALLEGGTAAVALSSGMAAIAFSILNIAGAGDEIIAAENLYGGTFNLFAHTLPRYGITVKFIDSTDPENFRAAVTDKTKGFFAEIIGNPSLNVLDVEKVAAIANEVGVPLLVDNTFASPYGANPIKHGAHVVIHSATKWIGGHGTTIGGVVVDGGNFNWDSQKFPGFTEPDVTYHGLRYGIDVPNVAFAVKLRVQLLRDFGPSLSPEAAFSFLQGLETLHLRVPKHNENAQKIAEYLSNHEGVEWVNYLGLEEHPSYELAQKYLNYGFGSILTFGVKGGKEAGRHIIDNIEIWSHVANVGDAKSLIIHPASTTHQQLTSEDLVKSGVTEDLIRLSVGLEAVEDLRNALDKVLVESTNVLSR
- a CDS encoding glycerol-3-phosphate acyltransferase gives rise to the protein MVVWIICVLIISYLVGAIHGSKVAQFFSGVNIKNEGLKNSGASNAAIVLGMKYGVLVALIDILKGVFVISGTRFFMQHFSLFSDVEQDLLLYLAGAAVILGHNFPIYTRFKGGKGTASIIGILFAIYWPIGLIGLLLLIGTTFLTDYLLIGVFVFYFVFVGGTIWFTEGFASIVIASFLFVMALILHIENFRRLASNEEPRISAFLRKKKPSM
- a CDS encoding BsuPI-related putative proteinase inhibitor; protein product: MRKSKRVTWILLLCTSLLVLASCGTSNVSSTTGSEGKDNNISTRLVLDADGEGSFIIKNESKKEVVLTSSSGQQIEFQLLNEAKETIYTYSANKMFMQGIVENKLQPGEEWIIPLNLQAELAGVPTGTYKLVVWSTTDGLNDLKIETTYKWTGAITTEAPKKLVVEKQEVIYIGQQDLHSIEVENLEGTTEAMQLSEVAVPFFEGLEKGKHIFVEYVVENEQKVIQSAQLGE